TTTTATAAATTATTGTACTCTATTACTCGAACAAAATCAACTACATTCGGCAGCCTTTTGAGCATTTTAACTATTTTTTATTTAAATTATCGATAACAATTATCAATTATAGACAATAATAGGATATTTTTCTATTCAGGAAATACCCCCATACATTTTCTCTTTATCCGTCATAGGATCACCTGCTCTTCCCCTGCTTTGGAACATCAGGAACCTTTACTTCCGGCATCTTTTCCTGCTCTCCCTTTGCACAGGCAGCCTCAAAGGCTTCCGCACCATACTGATACTCGGAAGGTTCCGCAACAGCAGATACTAAAGATACATCTTCCATAATCTCTTCGGTCTGTTTCTCCGTATCAACCAGCTTATCATTCATGCGGTTAATCTCTACATCTCTTGCCCAATCCTCCACCTTATCAATGGATGCATCCAGACGAAGTACCATGGATTCATACACCTTCTTCTGCCATTTCCATGGCTTTTTCATTATCTCGGTCTTGGAAAATTTCTTCTCCTGTCCGGAATAATCTACTTCTTCCCTGTCAGCGAAGGTTCTGAACGTATTAGCCACCTTCTGTCCAGCTTCTCTCATTCCCTTACCAAAAGCATCAATCTTTGCGATAGTATGCTCCGTATCGGCAATTCCTTCTTTGACCTTATTCCTGATACCCATAAGTTTATCTTTCAAGCCTGCGAATTCGCAAACACGGTTTAAGGCTTCCTTACCACGCTTCTTAAAATCTGTCATGATTTCAGAAGCCTTATTCTTAATACCTTCCTTTACCTCAAAAATCTGCTCCTTAATCTCGTTGCAGCGATTCTCCAGACGATCAGCTGCTTCATTTAATGACTTCTTGAGCTTATTGGTAACAGTGTCATCCTGCATTCTTTGAATATCATCACGCAGCTTTGCAATTTCTTCCGTCATATCTTCGACCTTGTGTGTCATGCTGTCCACATAGGCACAAAGCTCATACACTCCGTTTGCAGTCTGCTGCATACCATTACCGTTCAAAGCTGACAAAAGCTGTTTCATAACCTCTTCCCCGGTCATTGATTTCTCTTCCATAGTCTGTTTCCTCCTTTTCCAGCGAAGTAGCC
This genomic window from Roseburia sp. 831b contains:
- a CDS encoding DUF6674 family protein translates to MEEKSMTGEEVMKQLLSALNGNGMQQTANGVYELCAYVDSMTHKVEDMTEEIAKLRDDIQRMQDDTVTNKLKKSLNEAADRLENRCNEIKEQIFEVKEGIKNKASEIMTDFKKRGKEALNRVCEFAGLKDKLMGIRNKVKEGIADTEHTIAKIDAFGKGMREAGQKVANTFRTFADREEVDYSGQEKKFSKTEIMKKPWKWQKKVYESMVLRLDASIDKVEDWARDVEINRMNDKLVDTEKQTEEIMEDVSLVSAVAEPSEYQYGAEAFEAACAKGEQEKMPEVKVPDVPKQGKSR